CTTCGTATCGCCGATAACAAGCTTGCGGAATTGTCGGACTGGAATGAGGAGTCGCTGCAGATCGAGTTCGCAGGGCTGATGGACATGAGCCTGGAGGGTGAGCTGGACTTTGGTCTTGATCTGACCGGGTTTGAGGTGCCGGAGATCGACATCATCATTGGTGGTGCGGATAGCGCCGGGGCTACGACGACAGAAACCGTTGAGGTGCCGGACCCGGATCAACCCGCTGTCACGCGTCCGGGGGATCTCTGGACCCTGGGCGATCACCGTGTCCTCTGCGGCAATTCCCTTGAGCAAGAAAGCTATGAGCGTGTGCTTGAGGGCGAGACGGTTGGTATGGTTTTTACCGACCCGCCTTACAATGTTCCGGTTCAGGGTCATGTGCGCTCGGGCAATGGTGGTGATCACCGCGAGTTCGCGATGGCATCGGGCGAGATGTCGGATACAGAGTTCTGCGGCTTTCTGGATAAGGTGGCAACGCATCTTGCCGCGCGTCTTCCCAAGGGCGGTATTGCGGATATCTGCATGGACTGGCGCCATATCGAAGACCTCGTTGCAGCCGGTAAGGGAGCAGGACTGGACCTCATCAACCTGTGTGTCTGGAACAAGACAAATGGCGGCATGGGCAGCCTGTATCGCTCCAAGCATGAGCTGGTCTGCATCTTCAAGAAGCCAGGCGCGTCTCACATCAACAATGTCGAACTGGGCAAACACGGGCGCAACCGCACCAATGTCTGGGACTATGCGGGTGTGAACAGCTTCGGCAAGGGGCGGGACGCGGATCTTGCGGACCACCCCACAGTGAAACCCACGGATCTTGTGGCGGATGCCATCATGGATGTGACCCATCGCGGGGATGTGGTGTTGGATGTGTTCGGTGGCTCGGGCGCGACTTTGCTCGCGGCTGAGAAGACGCAGCGCAGGGCCCGCCTGATTGAGCTGGACCCGGTTTACGTCGATGTCGCGGTCCGTCGCTGGCAGGAGATGACCGGTCAGAAGGCGGTGCTTTCCGGGTCTGGTGAGCGTTTTGAAGATCGTGCCAGCGCCCTCAACGCAACGGAAGAACAGGAGGTCAGCCATGCCTGAGCAAAAGGATTACGACGTGGGTTATGGCAAACCGCCCAAGCGTACACAGTTCAAGAAGGGCCAGTCGGGCAACCCGAAGGGGCGGCCCAAGGGCGCCAAAGGTTTTAACGCCAGCTTGAAGCGAGAATTGGAAAGCAAGGTGATCATCCAGGAGGGTGGTCGCCGGTTGAAGGTTTCCAAGGCGGAAGCTGGCGCAAAGAGGCTGATTGCCAAAGCACTGGCCGGAGACATGGCGGCTCTGAAAATGCTGGCCATGTTGGACGCGGAATTGCATGCGCAGGTCGAACAGGAGGCAAATCAGGCCATGCGCGATACTGGGCCGGATCAAACGGATGAGAATGTGCTGAGCCACTTCAAAGAACAATGGCTGGCTCAAGCAGCTGATTGC
This genomic window from Shimia isoporae contains:
- a CDS encoding site-specific DNA-methyltransferase encodes the protein MCATPYSGDTKPPQKPIWMADKVVQSPLSNLKPYANNNRIHGAKNIAKLKASVAQFGFVTPILVDGDNVIIAGHGRYEAAKALGLETVPMVVANHLSDAEVRALRIADNKLAELSDWNEESLQIEFAGLMDMSLEGELDFGLDLTGFEVPEIDIIIGGADSAGATTTETVEVPDPDQPAVTRPGDLWTLGDHRVLCGNSLEQESYERVLEGETVGMVFTDPPYNVPVQGHVRSGNGGDHREFAMASGEMSDTEFCGFLDKVATHLAARLPKGGIADICMDWRHIEDLVAAGKGAGLDLINLCVWNKTNGGMGSLYRSKHELVCIFKKPGASHINNVELGKHGRNRTNVWDYAGVNSFGKGRDADLADHPTVKPTDLVADAIMDVTHRGDVVLDVFGGSGATLLAAEKTQRRARLIELDPVYVDVAVRRWQEMTGQKAVLSGSGERFEDRASALNATEEQEVSHA
- a CDS encoding DUF5681 domain-containing protein → MPEQKDYDVGYGKPPKRTQFKKGQSGNPKGRPKGAKGFNASLKRELESKVIIQEGGRRLKVSKAEAGAKRLIAKALAGDMAALKMLAMLDAELHAQVEQEANQAMRDTGPDQTDENVLSHFKEQWLAQAADCTEAVEPAEEAEPDEGPESERQDDPGETVEPIYAEDVEDPVYAEDAEEPVYAEDVEEYET